DNA sequence from the Cucurbita pepo subsp. pepo cultivar mu-cu-16 chromosome LG06, ASM280686v2, whole genome shotgun sequence genome:
GTGACTCTGGTCAGTCTTGGCACCTCATAACTGCCTCAGATGACCAAAACTCGCACTTGGAGGTCTTGGTGTACCATTGATGTGCTCATAACACCATCAAAACTCCCCTTAGGTGTTCACTGTCAACTAACTCCTTCTTGGTGTACACTGGTATATCGTCAAAGATGGCTACAATGACAATAACGAGAAAGCTTCATGAACATTCAGTTTGTCTAAAACGAAACCTCCGCAAAACATTGATCAGGTTGAAAGAACTTATCAGTAATCTCCTTGCTCATGATAGCTTTTGAAAGTAGTCCTCGATATGTCCCTCTCTTTGATCCTTATCGAAGGTATCTTGACCTTGTCGACCCTAACGGTCCTTACTGCCTGACCAAAAATAGCCTCGTAGTTTCATCTCATATAGCCAACAAAGGTTTTTCCTCATAGTGGGACATCCTGTCTCGCAGCTTGCTTGAGTACTAATAGTAGTAGTATTCTATGGAAtgtcttgtaatctcttcttgattgattttaataaagagtgcgaatGTTTTACCCCacgagttgtgttcaacataGTATAACTAGTTCACTCAATTATACATATCGAGATTACTCATAATCCACCATTACATCCACCATTACATGAATGAAAGCATAAGAaggaaatacaaaaattaaactaaagcATATCATATGCTGAGCTGATAATCCTATGTCCCATGATTTTTGGACAGCTAAACCAACCACAAACTGTGCGTATAGCCACAATAAGAATAAGAACTACAACCACCAATATCATCAAGCCTTGCAGCACAGGAAATATATATCTCTTCACAAATCTTTCCGCTTTAACCATCCATCGACTTTCATAGTACTTCATAATTTCTTCACCGATCCGACCTTCAAAATTCATAAACGACTCGAAATTGGACCGACCCTCTTCCGAATCGAAACCCCCTTTCACGACAACATTTCCAAGGTCCTTGAACAGCTTTACAACGTCGTCTTCATCGCCTGAACGACCTCCGACGATAATCCCAGCTCGCTTGAGAATCCCAACATCTTTCGTTGTAGCAATCAGTCCATTCATTAATGTCACGTAATGCGATAAACTACTCGGATTCATCTTCGCTTCGACTTCGAACGCCACCAAATTTCTTAATATTACTTCGTAGAAATCATTGATTGTGACGCTGGGTAGTGTTAGAGTGGCGGATTCGTCGTCGAACCCGCCACCATCGCCGCCGTGGAATTTCACTCCGACTTTTCTCAATTTCGTAGCGGAAGGAAGTCCGGGGGAGGTTTCGGTTTCGAACGGCGATGAGTGATGGATTTTCCCAAGCATCCCAATTAAGCTTTGGATCAAACCCACAGCTTCAACCAGCTGCTGAACAATGCCAACTTGAACAACTTTAGCCAACAAATTCAATAACTCGACGAACAAAGATCCAGACCTGTAGTCTTGGCTTGGCCTGTAAGCCAGGAACCTTTGGTAGTATAGTAAAGCGTATAAAAAGTGAAGCAAATGTTGAGATTGGTCGAGAATTTCGGACAAATTAAGGAATGGATTGTCATTAGATGTTGTAAATTTGTCGGCTGAAGGAAGTGATAATGGTGAGACGAACACGCAGAATTTGTAGAACAAAATAGgcaaattttcaatcaaatcttTTGGTAATACCCTTTTGAGTACTTGTATTGGAATTTGATTCTCGAGCTTTAGTAAATCTTTGAGTATCTCGTTCCGGGTCATTGTCGCCATGTTTCCCTCGAGTTTTAGATACAATTCTTGCTCGTCGAAAACTGGCAATTCGAGCTTATATCGTCGGTTATGAAGCCGATCAGACGACCCTGTTAAAAATTGCTCACGattgaaatatgttgaaaCAAATAACGGAAGAACACGAACCTTAACAATTAtgctttattaatttttttttagaaataacaTACATGTGATGAGTATTGACCGTGGAGATTGCATAACCCAACTAGGTATTTTCTCTGCCCCTTCTTACCTTGAAAAAAACAGGGGCACCTTGCGTCCTTGAACCGATAACCATCTTTCGGCTAACCTAGCCTCCTCCGTCCCTCGGGACCAACAAGGGGTAGTACAGGAATATTCACCTGTTGTCCATCGACTACACCTTTCGGTCTGATCTTAGGCCCTAACTCATCCTCCGTGGACAAACCTTGAAGAATCCCTTAGGTTTTCGAGACATTCAGATCAATAACTACTAAATCTTTTTAACCGatctcctaaactttcaaatcaatAGCTACTAtataattatcttaaaatcGTTCTAAgttaataactttaaaaaaaaaaaaaaaaaaaattttaatNTTGATTACTTACCTGGATAATTTTTCTCATCAGCATAGATTTGCAATAACCAGATCAAGAACAGGCCATCAATGAGGATTCTCGAAGCCAAAGCGTCCGAGCCGATCGCCAAATTTGCGCCATAGGAGGCTCGAATCGGGACCTCTAATTCCTTGAGTTGATCCACCATTAGAGTGAGCTCAGGAAGCTGAAATCTTTCCTTGGTCACTTTTGCTTGCTCCAGCTTGAAGATCTCCATTTTGTGAAGCTCATGGCTGAGCTCATGAAATGGCCCAAGAAGCAGACGAGAAGGGGAATAAGCTTGTGGGTTTTCTTTGGTTACTGAATCCGGCAGCTTGAAGATGGAAGTTGGAGTTTCTAAAGCCATTCGAAGGCCGTCTCGCCGGAGAAGCTCACCGACTTCTACAACCCAGTTCGTCTCCGATGTTCCAGCCATTTCTGCTGTCAAATCTGATGCGTTGCTGTTTGAAGCTCGAGTTTAATACGAGTCTTTGGCTAATCACTAATGccaaaatatatgtttttttagtcGGGATGgttgatattttatattagcTAATCAAGAAGATCATGAATATATAAGCGACTTTGTCTTTATGGAGAATGCAATTTTTGaggaaacaaaaagtaaatttacgtcaagttttttttttttttttttttttttttttttttttttttttttttttttttttttttttttttNTTCTAAcctgatatcagagtcatgcctcaatagaattctcaagtttcaaatcaagaaattaa
Encoded proteins:
- the LOC111796801 gene encoding putative UPF0481 protein At3g02645, with amino-acid sequence MAGTSETNWVVEVGELLRRDGLRMALETPTSIFKLPDSVTKENPQAYSPSRLLLGPFHELSHELHKMEIFKLEQAKVTKERFQLPELTLMVDQLKELEVPIRASYGANLAIGSDALASRILIDGLFLIWLLQIYADEKNYPGILQGLSTEDELGPKIRPKGVVDGQQVNIPVLPLVGPEGRRRLGSSDRLHNRRYKLELPVFDEQELYLKLEGNMATMTRNEILKDLLKLENQIPIQVLKRVLPKDLIENLPILFYKFCVFVSPLSLPSADKFTTSNDNPFLNLSEILDQSQHLLHFLYALLYYQRFLAYRPSQDYRSGSLFVELLNLLAKVVQVGIVQQLVEAVGLIQSLIGMLGKIHHSSPFETETSPGLPSATKLRKVGVKFHGGDGGGFDDESATLTLPSVTINDFYEVILRNLVAFEVEAKMNPSSLSHYVTLMNGLIATTKDVGILKRAGIIVGGRSGDEDDVVKLFKDLGNVVVKGGFDSEEGRSNFESFMNFEGRIGEEIMKYYESRWMVKAERFVKRYIFPVLQGLMILVVVVLILIVAIRTVCAIFDDIPVYTKKELVDSEHLRGVLMDFCNAYTFNQGGQALRLDTNMGTKFQEHKERLVTAPVVIVPDESDNLVTCRANVVVDALSRKTAHTSVMINKQEKLPDEMKNAEIEVVARGGTAQIA